Proteins co-encoded in one Dreissena polymorpha isolate Duluth1 chromosome 12, UMN_Dpol_1.0, whole genome shotgun sequence genomic window:
- the LOC127852977 gene encoding uncharacterized protein LOC127852977 isoform X1 — translation MSTLFAEIDQRTVYSRRLRDKDSYTPTQVVEELAIPMVNKLLEELDSGFNFVSPELKAFSVFTLTNLPETIVELRESDYGKAKIETLTSHYGLRKEDTYKGQTLQSPPLFDKATALAEFDGFKYVMFMHRNSNPPVDLLQKMLGDEHLRTTYPCMYQLLLLSRLVPSSTASVERVFSLMNNLCTTNRNCFSQETLTALIMLCREGCEQLSDVQTSQTVEIFKKMKERDISL, via the exons ATGAGCACCCTCTTTGCAGAAATTGATCAACGAACAGTTTATTCAAGAAGACTAAG agaCAAGGACAGTTACACCCCTACTCAGGTAGTGGAGGAGCTTGCCATCCCTATGGTCAACAAACTCCTAGAAGAACTAGATAGCGGTTTCAACTTCGTGTCGCCAGAGCTTAAAGCCTTCTCAGTCTTCACATTGACAAATCTGCCTGAAACCATTGTGGAACTGCGAGAATCAGACTATGGAAAG GCGAAAATTGAGACCTTGACCTCACACTATGGGCTTCGAAAAGAAGACACATACAAAGGTCAAACATTGCAGAGCCCACCATTGTTCGACAAGGCTACTGCCCTTGCAGAGTTTGACGGCTTTAAATATGTTATGTTCATGCATAG AAACAGCAATCCACCTGTGGATTTGCTGCAGAAGATGCTGGGGGATGAACATCTTAGGACAACCTACCCCTGTATGTACCAGCTGTTGCTGCTGTCAAGACTTGtgccctccagcactgcctctgtggaaagggtgttTAGCCTAATGAACAATCTCTGCACAACAAATCGAAACTGTTTTTCTCAGGaaacattgacagcactaataatgctgtgcagggagggatgcgaGCAACTTAGTGATGTGCAAACATCACAGACTGTagaaatttttaaaaaaatgaaagagagGGACATTTCTTTATAA
- the LOC127852977 gene encoding uncharacterized protein LOC127852977 isoform X2: MSTLFAEIDQRTVYSRRLRDKDSYTPTQVVEELAIPMVNKLLEELDSGFNFVSPELKAFSVFTLTNLPETIVELRESDYGKKQQSTCGFAAEDAGG, encoded by the exons ATGAGCACCCTCTTTGCAGAAATTGATCAACGAACAGTTTATTCAAGAAGACTAAG agaCAAGGACAGTTACACCCCTACTCAGGTAGTGGAGGAGCTTGCCATCCCTATGGTCAACAAACTCCTAGAAGAACTAGATAGCGGTTTCAACTTCGTGTCGCCAGAGCTTAAAGCCTTCTCAGTCTTCACATTGACAAATCTGCCTGAAACCATTGTGGAACTGCGAGAATCAGACTATGGAAAG AAACAGCAATCCACCTGTGGATTTGCTGCAGAAGATGCTGGGGGATGA